One genomic window of Mesoplodon densirostris isolate mMesDen1 chromosome 14, mMesDen1 primary haplotype, whole genome shotgun sequence includes the following:
- the PTRHD1 gene encoding putative peptidyl-tRNA hydrolase PTRHD1, whose protein sequence is MHRGIGLAFQLCGRMAAAGAEPQILVQYLVLRKDLSEAPFSWPAGALVAQACHAATAALHIHRDHPHTAAYLRELGRMRKVVLEAPDETTLKLLAETLQQKNIDHKLWVEQPENIPTCIALRPYPKEEVNQYLKKFRLFK, encoded by the exons ATGCATCGGGGGATAGGCCTGGCCTTTCAGTTGTGCGGGAGGATGGCGGCCGCTGGCGCAGAGCCGCAGATACTGGTACAGTACCTGGTGTTACGAAAGGATCTATCAGAGGCGCCGTTTTCCTGGCCAGCGGGCGCATTGGTAGCACAGGCCTGTCACGCAGCCACCGCGGCCTTGCACATTCACCGGGACCACCCACACACTGCCGCTTACCTCCGGGAGCTGGGGCGCATGCGCAAGGTGGTCCTCGAG GCCCCAGATGAGACCACCTTAAAGTTGCTGGCAGAGACACTGCAACAGAAGAACATTGACCACAAGCTATGGGTGGAGCAGCCAGAGAACATCCCCACTTGCATTGCACTCCGTCCCTACCCCAAGGAAGAAGTGAACCAGTATTTGAAGAAGTTCCGATTGTTCAAATGA